In Pseudonocardia sp. C8, one genomic interval encodes:
- a CDS encoding DUF4396 domain-containing protein, with protein MTYHRHGPTHTTPSGWSSVSWSTAAQATLHCLTGCAIGEVLGMVIGTALGLHDVATIALAVALAFVFGYALTMRGVLRAGIGFRAALKVALAADTVSIAVMEIIDNTIMVVVPGAMDAGLASVLFWAALAFSLLVAFLLTTPLNRWMISRGRGHAVVHAYHH; from the coding sequence ATGACCTATCACCGGCACGGCCCGACGCACACGACCCCCAGTGGTTGGTCCTCGGTGTCCTGGTCGACGGCGGCCCAGGCCACGCTGCACTGCCTCACCGGCTGCGCGATCGGCGAGGTGCTCGGCATGGTCATCGGGACGGCACTCGGCCTGCACGACGTCGCCACCATTGCGCTCGCCGTGGCCCTGGCGTTCGTGTTCGGCTACGCGCTGACCATGCGCGGGGTCCTGCGGGCCGGGATCGGGTTCCGCGCGGCCCTCAAGGTCGCCCTGGCCGCCGACACGGTGTCGATCGCCGTCATGGAGATCATCGACAACACGATCATGGTGGTCGTGCCGGGCGCCATGGACGCGGGACTGGCGAGCGTCCTGTTCTGGGCGGCACTCGCGTTCTCGTTGCTGGTGGCGTTCCTGCTGACCACACCGCTCAACCGGTGGATGATCAGCCGGG